From a single Vibrio chagasii genomic region:
- the pepT gene encoding peptidase T: MEKLVERFLNYVTFDTKSDPSNQQCPSSPGQITFAEALKSELIALELTDVSLDENGYLMAKLPSNVDYTVPAIGFVAHMDTAPDASGANVKPQVIKDYQGGTIELGTSGESLNPSQYPDLDALHGHDLITTDGTTLLGADNKAGIAEIISAIAYLKANPELKHGDICIGFTPDEEIGRGADLFNVEKFGAEWAYTIDGGPVGELEFENFNATSADVICHGVNVHPGTAKGKMVNSMNIAAQFQLMMPSEETPECTEGYEGFYHLKSAEMGVARSELGYIIRDFEREGVEARKAFMQQKVDELNERLEKGHVELVLTDSYFNMKEMVEPHQHIIELAKQAMIECDVEPMIKPIRGGTDGARLSFMGLPCPNIFTGGYNFHGIHEFITIQGMEQAVKVIVELSRRTAAHYQK, translated from the coding sequence ATGGAAAAGCTTGTAGAACGTTTCCTGAATTACGTTACTTTTGATACCAAATCCGATCCTTCAAATCAGCAATGTCCAAGTTCACCGGGGCAAATTACCTTTGCTGAAGCCTTAAAGTCAGAATTGATTGCACTAGAGCTAACTGATGTATCTTTGGATGAAAATGGATACTTGATGGCAAAGTTGCCGTCGAATGTTGATTACACTGTGCCTGCTATTGGCTTTGTCGCACACATGGATACCGCTCCTGACGCATCAGGCGCGAATGTAAAACCTCAAGTGATTAAAGATTATCAGGGCGGAACCATCGAGCTTGGCACCAGTGGTGAAAGCTTGAATCCAAGCCAATACCCTGATCTTGATGCTTTGCATGGTCATGACCTTATTACTACCGACGGCACGACTTTATTGGGTGCAGACAACAAAGCGGGTATCGCTGAAATCATCAGTGCTATCGCTTATCTAAAAGCAAACCCTGAACTCAAACACGGTGACATTTGCATTGGTTTCACGCCAGACGAAGAGATCGGTCGTGGTGCGGATTTGTTTAATGTTGAAAAGTTTGGCGCCGAATGGGCGTACACCATTGATGGTGGACCCGTTGGTGAGTTGGAATTTGAGAACTTCAATGCCACAAGTGCGGATGTTATCTGTCATGGCGTCAACGTTCATCCAGGTACCGCAAAAGGTAAGATGGTGAACTCGATGAACATTGCTGCGCAGTTCCAATTGATGATGCCATCAGAAGAAACGCCAGAATGCACTGAAGGCTATGAAGGTTTCTACCACTTGAAGTCAGCGGAAATGGGTGTCGCTCGCTCTGAGCTAGGTTACATCATTCGCGACTTTGAGCGCGAGGGCGTAGAAGCGCGTAAGGCATTCATGCAACAAAAAGTGGATGAATTGAATGAGCGCCTAGAGAAAGGGCATGTGGAATTGGTTCTTACCGATAGCTACTTCAATATGAAAGAGATGGTTGAACCTCATCAGCATATTATTGAGTTGGCTAAGCAAGCGATGATCGAGTGTGATGTGGAGCCGATGATCAAACCGATCCGAGGTGGTACAGACGGTGCTCGCTTGTCATTCATGGGCTTGCCATGCCCGAACATCTTTACTGGTGGTTACAACTTCCACGGTATTCATGAGTTCATCACTATTCAAGGCATGGAACAAGCGGTAAAAGTGATTGTTGAATTGTCGCGACGTACTGCTGCTCACTACCAAAAATAG
- a CDS encoding aldo/keto reductase, with the protein MTWGLQNTQQQADQQIEYALSQGINFIDTAEMYAVPPSPETYGKTEAIIGNWLSRNPQRRQELIIASKIAGPGLPWVRNGGPITGEAVIAAVDASLKRLQTDYIDLYQLHWPNRTTPHFGKHFPNQIRFSDIDRQQHEAEMLEILQALASCIKAGKIRHVGLSDDSTWGINTYLKLAEKHDLPRMVSIQNEFSLLHTKDWPYLIENCVHEDVAYLPWSPLAAGMLSGKYIDGARPEGSRWTYMQRKGIFRDTELANEAVKGYVEVANAHGFTPSQLALAWCNQVDGVTSTIIGATTMEQLKENVAAFSKPLSEEILTDINTVFKRYPVPY; encoded by the coding sequence ATGACTTGGGGGCTACAAAATACTCAACAGCAAGCCGACCAACAAATTGAATACGCACTAAGCCAAGGCATTAACTTTATTGATACTGCAGAGATGTACGCAGTACCACCTTCTCCAGAAACCTACGGTAAAACCGAAGCGATTATCGGTAACTGGTTGTCGCGCAACCCACAGCGTCGCCAAGAGTTAATCATTGCCAGTAAAATTGCTGGTCCTGGATTACCTTGGGTTCGTAACGGCGGCCCTATCACTGGTGAAGCGGTGATCGCAGCAGTTGATGCATCATTGAAGCGCTTGCAAACGGATTACATCGATCTGTACCAACTTCACTGGCCAAATCGCACAACGCCACACTTCGGTAAACATTTCCCTAATCAGATTCGCTTTAGCGACATTGACAGACAACAACATGAAGCTGAGATGCTGGAGATCTTACAAGCTCTTGCAAGCTGTATTAAAGCGGGCAAAATCCGCCATGTTGGTCTATCTGATGACAGCACTTGGGGCATTAACACTTACCTTAAGTTAGCCGAGAAGCATGACTTGCCGCGTATGGTCTCTATCCAAAATGAATTCAGCTTACTGCACACGAAAGACTGGCCATATTTGATTGAAAACTGCGTGCATGAAGACGTCGCTTACTTACCGTGGTCACCTCTGGCGGCCGGCATGCTTAGTGGCAAATACATTGATGGCGCAAGGCCGGAAGGCAGCCGTTGGACTTACATGCAACGCAAAGGTATTTTCCGTGATACTGAGTTAGCTAATGAAGCAGTTAAAGGCTACGTAGAAGTGGCAAACGCTCATGGATTCACGCCGAGTCAGCTCGCCTTAGCATGGTGTAACCAAGTGGATGGGGTTACCTCAACCATTATTGGTGCAACCACTATGGAACAGCTTAAAGAGAACGTAGCAGCGTTTAGTAAGCCGCTTTCTGAAGAGATTCTGACCGATATCAACACCGTCTTTAAGCGCTACCCTGTGCCATATTAA
- a CDS encoding RNA methyltransferase produces the protein MISKNQLKLLRALGQKKQRKAHGLFLVQGEKNVLELFNSDLVVKNVFATADFLSENHAALIGFDCVEASLDDLTKASTLVSNNAAIAVVEIPKVQLPEATGLMIALDGVSDPGNLGTIIRVADWYGIKHIVASSDCADPYNPKTISATMGSFGRVHVSQTDLPAYLEQAKLPVYGAFLEGESVHKTDFTANGILLMGSESHGIREHAAKFVTDKITIPAFGGAESLNVAMATGIILDNMRRQHS, from the coding sequence ATGATTTCAAAAAACCAATTAAAACTCCTTCGTGCTTTGGGCCAAAAGAAACAACGTAAAGCCCACGGCCTGTTTCTAGTTCAAGGTGAAAAGAACGTTCTTGAGCTGTTCAATAGCGACTTAGTCGTAAAGAACGTCTTTGCTACTGCTGATTTCTTATCTGAAAATCACGCAGCACTGATTGGGTTTGATTGTGTTGAAGCTTCGCTAGACGACCTGACCAAAGCAAGTACTTTGGTTAGTAACAATGCCGCAATTGCTGTGGTTGAGATTCCAAAGGTTCAATTACCAGAAGCGACAGGTTTGATGATCGCGCTTGATGGCGTATCTGACCCGGGCAACCTAGGTACGATCATTCGCGTAGCAGACTGGTATGGCATTAAACATATCGTTGCGAGCAGCGATTGTGCTGACCCATACAACCCTAAAACTATCAGCGCGACCATGGGTAGCTTTGGCCGAGTACACGTAAGCCAAACGGACTTACCAGCTTACCTAGAGCAAGCAAAACTACCTGTTTACGGGGCGTTTTTGGAAGGCGAAAGCGTTCATAAGACTGACTTTACTGCGAACGGTATTTTGCTGATGGGTAGCGAATCTCACGGCATCCGTGAACACGCAGCTAAGTTCGTAACAGACAAGATTACCATTCCAGCATTCGGTGGTGCTGAATCTCTGAACGTAGCAATGGCGACGGGTATCATTCTTGACAACATGCGTCGTCAACATAGCTAA
- a CDS encoding ferredoxin family protein, whose protein sequence is MAFVVGDNCIQCKYTDCVAVCPADAFHEGPNFMVINPIECIDCGLCVPECDAQAIFQEDELPEDQKIFIEVNAELAEIWPVQTEVKPAMDDAEKWNGVPDKLAMLEK, encoded by the coding sequence ATGGCATTTGTCGTAGGCGATAATTGTATTCAATGTAAATACACAGACTGTGTGGCAGTGTGTCCCGCAGATGCGTTCCATGAAGGCCCAAACTTCATGGTAATTAACCCGATCGAATGTATCGATTGTGGTTTATGTGTACCTGAATGTGATGCTCAAGCGATCTTCCAAGAAGACGAACTGCCTGAAGATCAAAAGATCTTCATTGAAGTGAACGCAGAACTTGCTGAGATTTGGCCTGTACAAACAGAAGTAAAACCAGCAATGGATGATGCGGAAAAGTGGAATGGCGTGCCTGATAAGTTGGCAATGCTAGAGAAGTAA
- a CDS encoding NAD(P)/FAD-dependent oxidoreductase has translation MIRLTEIKLPLDHEESAIQEAIEAKLGINSDQVISFNIFKRGYDARKKSKILLIYTLDVLVENEAELLEAFISDPHVKVTPDMEYKFVAKALENQTERPVVIGFGPCGLFAGLVLAQMGFNPIIVERGKEVRERTKDTFGFWRKRTLNTESNVQFGEGGAGTFSDGKLYSQVKDPKHYGRKVIEEFVAAGAPEEILYVSKPHIGTFKLVTMIEKMRASIIELGGEIRFSTRVDDLHMEDGQITGLTLSNGEEIKSRHVVLAVGHSARDTFEMLHDRGVYMEAKPFSVGFRIEHKQSMIDEARFGKNAGNPILGAADYKLVHHCKNGRTVYSFCMCPGGTVVAATSEEGRVVTNGMSQYSRAERNANSAIVVGIDPERDYPGDALAGIRLQRELESGAFVLGGENYDAPAQKIGDFLKGRDPSALGDVQPSFTPGIHLTDISKALPDFAIEAIREAIPAFEKKIKGFSTPDGLLTGVETRTSSPVCIKRGKDFQSINLKGFYPAGEGAGYAGGILSAGIDGIKVAEALALSMVEQNQAEKIEIA, from the coding sequence ATGATACGTTTAACCGAAATTAAACTTCCACTAGACCACGAAGAGTCTGCCATTCAAGAAGCGATTGAAGCGAAGCTTGGCATCAACTCAGATCAGGTTATCTCTTTTAATATCTTTAAACGTGGCTACGATGCTCGTAAGAAATCAAAGATCCTGCTTATCTACACGCTGGATGTTCTCGTTGAAAACGAAGCTGAGCTATTAGAAGCCTTCATCAGCGACCCACACGTAAAAGTGACTCCTGACATGGAGTACAAGTTCGTAGCTAAAGCGCTGGAAAACCAAACTGAGCGCCCTGTTGTTATCGGTTTTGGCCCTTGTGGTCTATTCGCTGGTCTAGTACTTGCCCAAATGGGTTTCAACCCAATCATCGTTGAACGTGGTAAAGAAGTTCGTGAACGTACTAAAGATACCTTTGGTTTCTGGCGTAAGCGTACTTTAAACACAGAATCAAACGTACAGTTTGGTGAAGGTGGCGCAGGCACATTCTCTGACGGTAAGCTATACAGCCAAGTTAAAGATCCAAAACACTACGGCCGTAAAGTAATCGAAGAGTTCGTTGCAGCTGGCGCACCAGAAGAGATCCTATACGTAAGTAAGCCGCACATCGGTACTTTCAAACTGGTTACCATGATCGAAAAAATGCGTGCTTCTATCATCGAGCTGGGTGGCGAAATCCGCTTCAGCACTCGTGTAGATGACCTTCACATGGAAGATGGCCAAATCACGGGTCTAACACTTTCTAACGGTGAAGAGATCAAATCTCGCCACGTTGTACTGGCTGTTGGTCACAGTGCTCGTGACACATTTGAAATGCTGCATGACCGTGGTGTTTACATGGAAGCGAAGCCTTTCTCTGTTGGTTTCCGTATCGAACATAAACAATCAATGATTGATGAAGCTCGTTTCGGTAAGAACGCGGGCAACCCAATTCTAGGTGCAGCAGATTACAAACTGGTTCACCACTGTAAGAATGGCCGCACGGTATACAGCTTCTGTATGTGTCCTGGTGGTACTGTGGTTGCTGCAACCTCTGAAGAGGGCCGCGTAGTAACAAACGGCATGAGCCAATACTCTCGTGCAGAACGTAACGCAAACAGCGCAATCGTTGTTGGTATCGATCCAGAACGCGATTACCCAGGTGACGCGCTAGCGGGTATCCGTTTACAACGTGAACTAGAAAGTGGCGCGTTTGTACTAGGTGGTGAGAACTACGATGCTCCAGCACAGAAAATTGGCGACTTCCTGAAAGGTCGTGATCCAAGTGCTCTGGGTGATGTACAACCATCATTCACACCGGGTATCCACCTAACAGATATTTCAAAAGCGCTGCCTGACTTTGCAATCGAAGCGATTCGTGAAGCAATCCCTGCGTTCGAGAAGAAGATCAAAGGCTTCTCTACCCCAGATGGCCTACTAACAGGTGTTGAGACTCGTACGTCTTCTCCGGTATGTATCAAGCGTGGTAAAGACTTCCAAAGCATCAACCTGAAGGGCTTCTACCCTGCTGGTGAAGGTGCAGGCTACGCGGGTGGCATCCTGTCTGCTGGTATCGACGGTATTAAGGTTGCGGAAGCACTTGCACTGTCTATGGTAGAGCAGAACCAAGCTGAGAAGATCGAAATCGCTTAA
- the bluB gene encoding 5,6-dimethylbenzimidazole synthase, with protein MEITPDEREAVYKTIFSRRDVRGQFLPDEIPEDVLMRVLTAAHHAPSVGFMQPWDFIVVRDIETKQKIKAGFNQAHAESAEMFTDEKQAMYKRLKLEGIVESPIGICVTCDRNRTGKVVLGRTIKQEMDLYSTVCAVQNLWLAARAENLGLGWVSILHDSTLRDALDIPENIDIVAYLCIGYVDHFKDKPELETMGWLPRRDVNAAIHEGKWSPKQLEADEK; from the coding sequence ATGGAAATTACACCAGATGAACGCGAAGCCGTATATAAAACGATTTTTTCTCGCCGAGATGTTCGTGGTCAGTTTCTTCCCGATGAGATCCCTGAAGACGTTTTGATGCGAGTTTTAACAGCCGCGCACCACGCCCCGAGTGTTGGTTTTATGCAGCCTTGGGACTTTATTGTCGTGCGAGATATTGAAACCAAGCAAAAGATCAAAGCGGGCTTTAATCAGGCTCATGCCGAATCAGCAGAAATGTTTACCGATGAAAAGCAAGCGATGTATAAACGCCTAAAGCTTGAAGGCATTGTCGAATCGCCTATCGGTATCTGCGTGACGTGCGATCGCAATCGAACCGGAAAGGTTGTGCTCGGCAGAACGATTAAACAAGAGATGGACCTGTACAGCACCGTGTGCGCGGTTCAAAACCTGTGGCTTGCGGCAAGGGCAGAAAACTTAGGTTTAGGATGGGTGAGCATCCTGCATGATTCAACGCTACGTGATGCGTTAGATATTCCAGAGAACATCGATATCGTGGCGTATTTGTGTATCGGCTACGTTGATCACTTCAAAGACAAACCTGAGCTGGAAACCATGGGGTGGCTACCAAGAAGAGATGTTAACGCTGCGATTCACGAAGGGAAGTGGAGCCCTAAGCAGTTAGAGGCAGATGAAAAGTAA
- a CDS encoding DEAD/DEAH box helicase — MPFSKLGLSSPIVKAVAKQGYEKPTSIQEKAIPIVLSGKNLIAAAQTGTGKTASFVLPILEMLSKGETQRKKRIRAVILTPTRELAVQVEQNIKKYAKFLNLTSLAMYGGVSYQHQKDRLIEGVDILVATPGRLIDMYGQRAVHFDEVEVLVLDEADRMLDMGFIEDINKIIARLPQDVQNLLFSATLSTPVRALAKSAISDAEEISIAKTDASKANIEQWLVTVDKDRKSALLSHMITEGNWDQALIFIETKHGAAKLVSQLEKRGIHAEAFHSGRSQAIREKILADFKKGHLKFLVATGVAARGIDIDNLPRVVNYDMPFPADDYVHRIGRTGRADATGEAISFLSKDNFKNLCIIEKRLGHLIERRVVEGFEPRKEVPISVLNFVPKKKREQQAKEGK, encoded by the coding sequence ATGCCATTTTCCAAGCTTGGATTAAGCTCACCTATTGTTAAAGCCGTTGCAAAACAAGGCTACGAAAAGCCAACCTCTATTCAAGAAAAAGCAATTCCGATTGTACTTTCTGGTAAGAACCTTATTGCGGCAGCACAAACAGGTACAGGTAAAACTGCGAGCTTTGTTCTCCCTATCTTAGAAATGCTAAGTAAAGGTGAAACGCAACGTAAGAAACGCATCCGTGCTGTGATCCTTACACCAACGCGTGAGTTGGCGGTTCAGGTTGAGCAAAACATCAAGAAGTACGCGAAGTTTTTAAACCTAACATCTTTAGCAATGTACGGTGGCGTCTCTTACCAACATCAAAAAGATCGTCTGATTGAAGGCGTTGATATCCTAGTGGCGACGCCAGGACGTTTGATCGACATGTATGGTCAACGCGCGGTTCACTTTGATGAAGTTGAAGTGTTAGTTCTGGATGAAGCAGATCGCATGCTAGACATGGGCTTCATCGAAGATATCAACAAGATCATCGCTCGCTTACCACAAGATGTGCAAAACCTGCTGTTCTCAGCAACGCTTTCTACACCAGTGCGTGCACTAGCGAAGAGTGCTATCAGTGATGCCGAAGAGATTTCAATTGCTAAGACAGACGCATCGAAAGCGAACATTGAGCAATGGTTGGTAACGGTAGATAAAGATCGTAAGTCTGCACTACTGAGCCACATGATTACTGAGGGTAACTGGGATCAAGCGCTTATCTTCATCGAAACCAAGCATGGTGCGGCTAAGCTCGTATCTCAACTTGAAAAGCGTGGCATTCATGCTGAAGCGTTCCACAGTGGACGTAGCCAAGCGATTCGTGAAAAGATCTTGGCTGACTTTAAGAAAGGTCACCTTAAGTTCCTAGTGGCAACGGGCGTTGCTGCACGTGGTATTGATATCGACAACCTACCACGAGTTGTTAACTACGATATGCCTTTCCCTGCAGACGACTACGTTCACCGTATTGGGCGTACTGGCCGTGCTGATGCAACCGGTGAAGCGATCTCTTTCTTATCAAAAGACAACTTCAAGAACCTATGCATTATTGAAAAGCGCCTTGGTCACTTGATTGAACGCCGAGTGGTTGAAGGTTTTGAACCACGCAAAGAAGTGCCTATTTCGGTGCTGAACTTTGTTCCTAAGAAGAAAAGAGAACAGCAAGCAAAAGAAGGCAAGTAA
- a CDS encoding DUF296 domain-containing protein produces MITPIATRLTRGQDLKLELQKLVTKHNVAAGSIASCVGCVSQINIRLANANHTKLIQAPFEIVSVMATLTPNHQHVHISVADENGDVIGGHLLEGTIIATTAELILHRYDTLTFSREHDDSTGYTELTISNNPR; encoded by the coding sequence ATGATCACCCCAATTGCAACACGATTAACCCGAGGCCAAGACTTAAAGCTTGAACTACAGAAGCTAGTAACTAAACATAACGTCGCTGCGGGCTCTATTGCATCTTGTGTAGGCTGTGTTTCTCAGATCAATATTCGCTTAGCAAACGCAAACCACACAAAGTTAATTCAAGCGCCGTTCGAAATCGTCTCTGTCATGGCAACGCTGACGCCCAACCACCAACACGTTCACATTTCGGTAGCTGATGAGAATGGCGATGTGATTGGTGGTCATTTACTCGAAGGAACCATCATCGCTACCACCGCTGAATTGATTCTTCATCGCTACGATACCTTGACCTTCAGCAGAGAGCATGACGATTCGACAGGTTACACTGAGCTCACTATCAGTAATAACCCACGATAA
- a CDS encoding 3'-5' exonuclease, producing the protein MAPHSADSVIVLDFETTGLSPNMGDRAIEIGAVKLVNGEVVDTFQQLMNPGFRVSGFIEGYTGITNRMLSTAASCGEVMDEFADFIQDSQLVAHNASFDKRFLDAELDNIGRDYNGQFACSMLIARRLIQDAPTHKLGDLVRFKNIDNDGTFHRALADSEMTARLWLLMIDELQSDHGIQQPTFQLMQKISKTAKGAIPKLLVSNRG; encoded by the coding sequence ATGGCTCCACACTCCGCAGACTCCGTTATCGTTCTCGATTTCGAAACCACTGGCTTGTCCCCGAATATGGGCGATCGAGCGATAGAAATTGGTGCTGTGAAACTCGTTAACGGCGAAGTAGTCGACACCTTTCAACAACTAATGAACCCAGGATTTCGCGTGAGCGGGTTCATTGAAGGCTATACCGGAATCACGAATCGTATGTTAAGCACTGCTGCTAGCTGCGGAGAAGTAATGGATGAATTTGCAGATTTCATTCAAGACAGCCAATTAGTTGCTCATAATGCCTCGTTTGATAAACGATTTCTTGATGCAGAGTTGGATAACATTGGTCGTGATTACAATGGACAATTTGCATGCTCAATGCTGATCGCTCGTCGCCTTATCCAAGACGCACCGACTCATAAATTAGGTGACCTTGTGCGTTTCAAGAATATCGACAACGATGGTACTTTCCACAGAGCGTTAGCCGATTCAGAGATGACAGCAAGGCTATGGTTATTAATGATTGATGAGCTACAGAGTGACCACGGTATACAACAACCTACCTTCCAATTGATGCAGAAAATATCCAAGACAGCCAAAGGCGCTATTCCAAAGCTCCTAGTAAGTAACCGAGGTTAA
- a CDS encoding DUF6279 family lipoprotein: MRKCRWLLLLVCFLFVGCGTKFAYNNISWFAVSYIEDFVSLSNSQESELEARLDSLQAWHKETQLPLYIEQLQVLKNINRSELSPAFIVEQSEQIKNHIRSIVNKFSPDIYALSMQLSPKQDREFLTNFRKKQQEFYEERLSLNDDDSRERYRDRIEERLERWLGSVSKEQKQIIVTWSQEWINTNDSWREYQNNTYQDLTLLMEKKSDLHISQPIIMKLLLNNESYYPDGLEYQLNKNMQTSAKFLVDIAALSSDKQWSYFMNELESLESTLMTLQE, translated from the coding sequence ATGAGAAAATGCCGTTGGTTACTTCTATTGGTCTGTTTCCTATTTGTTGGGTGTGGCACTAAATTCGCTTATAACAACATCAGTTGGTTTGCGGTGAGTTACATAGAAGACTTTGTTTCTCTATCTAATAGCCAAGAGTCCGAGTTAGAGGCACGTTTAGACTCTCTTCAAGCATGGCACAAAGAAACTCAGCTGCCGCTTTATATTGAACAGCTACAAGTGCTGAAAAATATCAATCGGTCAGAGTTGAGTCCCGCTTTTATTGTTGAGCAAAGTGAGCAAATAAAGAATCACATTCGAAGCATCGTCAATAAATTCTCTCCTGACATTTACGCGTTAAGTATGCAGCTTAGCCCTAAGCAGGATAGAGAGTTCTTAACGAACTTTAGAAAAAAGCAGCAAGAGTTTTACGAAGAGAGATTATCTTTGAATGATGATGATTCTAGAGAACGATATCGTGATCGAATAGAAGAGCGTTTAGAGCGATGGTTAGGATCGGTATCAAAAGAACAAAAACAGATTATTGTGACTTGGTCTCAAGAGTGGATAAATACCAATGATAGCTGGCGAGAGTATCAAAATAATACTTATCAAGATCTCACTCTGCTCATGGAAAAGAAGAGCGACTTGCATATCTCTCAGCCGATTATTATGAAGTTGCTTTTGAACAATGAATCTTATTACCCAGACGGTTTGGAATATCAACTCAACAAGAATATGCAGACATCCGCCAAGTTCTTAGTGGACATCGCAGCGTTAAGTAGTGATAAGCAATGGTCTTATTTCATGAATGAATTAGAGAGCCTTGAGTCAACACTGATGACGTTGCAAGAGTAG
- a CDS encoding RNA helicase: MAAIPENTSALEYELCYFDDGEVTTMTIIASNRQEAMTWYLNEGKHLNDLYSIRPDE, from the coding sequence ATGGCCGCTATTCCTGAAAATACCAGCGCGTTAGAATACGAGCTTTGCTATTTTGACGATGGGGAAGTAACTACCATGACAATAATAGCGAGCAACCGACAGGAAGCGATGACTTGGTATCTTAACGAAGGGAAACATCTGAACGACCTTTATTCGATAAGGCCAGATGAATAG
- the dbpA gene encoding ATP-dependent RNA helicase DbpA, with protein MSTSKFSSIALKPELLHTLDSLGYTEMTPIQALSLPTILNGKDVIGQGKTGSGKTAAFGLGVLQNLRVKRFRVQSLVLCPTRELADQVAKEIRTLARGIHNIKVLTLCGGMPMGPQIGSLEHGAHILVGTPGRILDHLEKGRIDLSELNTLVLDEADRMLEMGFQDALDAVIDAAPKDRQTLLFSATFPKQIKSVADRIMRNPEMVKVESTHDHSSIQQHFYKLEGSEARDDALELLLLHHQPESAVVFCNTKKEVQNVTDELSHRGFSVIELHGDMEQRERDQALVQFSNKTISILVATDVAARGLDVDNLDAVFNFELSRDPEVHVHRIGRTGRAGSKGVAISFFGEKEMYRVAQIDEYMDMPIEPSELPAKPIAKPYYSNMVTIQIDGGKKAKLRAGDILGALTGQGGIEGKSVGKINLFAMRAYVAVERSVAKKALNKIESGKMKGRQFRARILK; from the coding sequence TTGAGCACTTCAAAATTCTCTTCTATCGCCCTTAAACCTGAGCTTCTGCATACGTTGGATTCTCTTGGTTATACTGAAATGACGCCGATCCAAGCGTTAAGTCTTCCTACTATCCTAAATGGCAAAGACGTTATCGGTCAGGGTAAAACGGGTTCAGGCAAAACAGCTGCTTTCGGTTTAGGCGTGCTGCAAAACCTGCGCGTTAAGCGTTTCCGTGTTCAATCTCTAGTGTTGTGTCCGACTCGTGAATTGGCAGACCAAGTAGCAAAAGAGATTCGTACGCTTGCTCGTGGTATTCACAATATTAAAGTGCTGACACTGTGTGGTGGTATGCCAATGGGGCCACAAATTGGCTCACTAGAGCATGGCGCTCACATCTTAGTCGGTACCCCTGGTCGTATTCTTGATCACTTGGAGAAAGGCCGCATTGACCTATCTGAGCTGAACACGCTGGTATTAGATGAAGCGGATCGCATGCTAGAGATGGGCTTCCAAGACGCGTTGGATGCAGTTATCGATGCAGCACCAAAAGATCGTCAGACTCTTCTGTTTAGTGCAACCTTCCCTAAACAAATTAAATCAGTTGCTGACCGCATCATGCGTAACCCAGAAATGGTGAAAGTTGAATCGACGCACGATCACTCGAGCATTCAGCAGCACTTCTACAAGCTTGAAGGTTCTGAGGCTCGTGACGATGCTCTAGAGTTGTTGTTACTTCATCATCAACCAGAATCAGCGGTTGTGTTCTGTAACACGAAGAAAGAAGTACAGAACGTGACTGACGAACTAAGCCACCGTGGCTTTAGCGTTATCGAGCTGCATGGTGATATGGAGCAGCGTGAACGTGACCAAGCTTTGGTTCAGTTTTCAAACAAAACTATCTCGATTCTAGTTGCGACAGACGTTGCGGCTCGTGGCCTAGACGTTGATAACCTAGATGCAGTATTCAACTTCGAGTTATCTCGTGACCCTGAAGTTCACGTACACCGCATTGGTCGTACAGGTCGTGCAGGTAGCAAAGGTGTGGCGATCAGTTTCTTTGGCGAAAAAGAGATGTACCGTGTGGCTCAAATTGATGAGTACATGGACATGCCAATCGAGCCATCTGAGCTACCAGCGAAACCAATCGCAAAACCATACTACTCAAACATGGTGACGATCCAAATTGATGGTGGTAAGAAAGCCAAGCTTCGTGCAGGTGATATTCTTGGTGCATTGACTGGTCAGGGTGGTATCGAAGGCAAGTCGGTAGGTAAGATTAACTTATTCGCAATGCGCGCTTACGTAGCGGTAGAACGTTCTGTTGCTAAGAAAGCATTGAATAAGATCGAATCAGGCAAAATGAAGGGACGTCAGTTCCGCGCCCGAATTCTGAAGTAA